A genomic stretch from Setaria viridis chromosome 1, Setaria_viridis_v4.0, whole genome shotgun sequence includes:
- the LOC117841470 gene encoding uncharacterized protein gives MQKRALVVCAAAAVLGLAAAVLGFAAERFKNKAFVRSDVFRCEYRRTPALGCGVLAALLSLAAVALVTAASGCFGRFGAAALPPERRRGCARNACAAVSWLWVLSAAVSFLYGASRNAGGTGGFTAVRRQPGQNGGGGGLDFVCNELRDGVFASASIQAVIAIACAITAYVDALQQRNRTPTLGVAMGQPNQAPVAYPAQPPYDAYGANKQPAGTA, from the exons ATGCAGAAACGCGCGTTGGTGGtgtgcgcggcggccgccgtgctcggcctcgccgcggccgtgctGGGGTTCGCCGCGGAGCGTTTCAAGAACAAG GCTTTCGTGAGGTCCGACGTGTTCCGCTGCGAGTACCGGCGCACGCCGGCGCTGGGCTGCGGcgtcctcgccgcgctgctCTCGCTGGCCGCGGTGGCGCTCGTCACCGCCGCCAGCGGCTGCTTCGGCCGCTTCGGCGCTGCCGCGCTCCCGCCCGAGAGGCGGCGCGGCTGCGCCAGGAACGCGTGCGCGGCAGTCTCGTG GCTGTGGGTGCTGTCGGCGGCGGTGAGCTTCCTGTACGGCGCGTCGCGGAACGCGGGAGGGACGGGGGGATTCACCGCGGTCAGGCGGCAGCCCGGGcaaaacggcggcggcggcggcttggactTCGTCTGCAACGAGCTCCGGGACGGGGTCTTCGCGTCGGCGTCCATCCAGGCCGTCATCGCCATCGCCTGCGCCATCACGGCCTACGTCGACGCCCTCCAGCAGAGGAACCGGACGCCGACGCTGGGCGTCGCGATGGGGCAGCCAAACCAGGCTCCCGTGGCTTACCCGGCTCAACCTCCGTACGATGCCTACGGCGCCAACAAGCAACCTGCAGGGACAGCTTGA
- the LOC117861077 gene encoding uncharacterized protein: MNSNLSYHIAWETYHNSLYLSQLSILNLSYNNLQGYIPLGVGNLKQLIRLHLSSNKLTGGISDGLGQCQNLATIKMDQNFLTGGIPYDGFVYPKTSLKQFFSKYEMILENKYKKEWQADEESSHRTPLTVTKFYMEEQLAKAYTINMFRKFQDELKATMYCDGMPIKVDGRLVTFEVKECSYIEDGKDTGSRTCEVYFCKEEKVEIECECGFVQFIGVLCRHALSVLKLQGIFEIPLNYVLDRWRRDYKKLYSKAIKPNEMPLSGIVDRSDYLFSQCSQLLDLGFVSESRYLVALKLLRDAERSPLDDGLPARDKQSTLLSFEVDAPENGQGLFNPQFSESVKNSQSAHAKRRGQPPKKVTESNCETVTEPNKEQDFLRSSFVTDDTNMIQGPPSASHLEGPHMGVQGGIDLMEGIPNLSFGNHFGMDINHQHQVPNHQRMRQNNFMQVQAEPHGFASQWVHHPMLQDNPVLRTPTRRTG; the protein is encoded by the exons ATGAATTCGAATCTCTCATACCACATAGCCTGGGAAACCTATCACAACTCTCTATACCTATCACAACTCTCTATTTTGAACCTTAGCTACAACAACCTACAAGGTTATATACCTCTCGGGGTTGGTAACCTTAAACAACTAATTCGACTACATCTTTCATCAAACAAGCTCACCGGGGGAATTTCTGATGGTTTAGGACAATGTCAAAACTTAGCAACCATCAAAATGGACCAAAATTTTCTTACAGGAGGTATTCCATATGATGGTTTTGTGTACCCAAAAACTTCTTTGAAGCAATTTTTCAGTAAATATGAGATGATACTAGAGAACAAATACAAGAAGGAGTGGCAAGCAGATGAAGAATCCTCCCATAGGACTCCATTAACAGTAACGAAGTTCTACATGGAAGAGCAGCTGGCCAAAGCCTACACAATAAACATGTTCAGAAAATTTCAGGATGAGTTGAAAGCCACAATGTATTGCGATGGTATGCCAATTAAAGTTGATGGTAGGCTTGTTACTTTCGAAGTAAAAGAATGCTCGTACATAGAAGATGGAAAGGACACAGGGAGCAGGACATGTGAAGTTTACTTTTGTAAAGAAGAGAAGGTTGAAATTGAGTGTGAATGTGGTTTCGTTCAGTTCATTGGCGTCCTATGTAGACATGCATTATCTGTATTGAAGTTGCAGGGGATATTTGAGATCCCATTAAATTATGTTCTTGATCGCTGGAGAAGGGACTATAAAAAATTGTATTCTAAAGCAATCAAACCCAATGAAATGCCCCTTAGTGGAATTGTTGACCGCTCTGATTATTTGTTCAGTCAATGTAGTCAGTTGCTCGATCTAGGGTTTGTATCTGAGAGTAGGTACCTTGTTGCTCTGAAGTTACTGAGAGATGCAGAAAGATCTCCCCTGGATGATGGACTACCAGCTAGAGACAAGCAGTCAACACTTCTTTCATTTGAGGTTGATGCACCAGAAAATGGTCAAGGCCTTTTTAATCCCCAGTTTTCAGAGAGCGTAAAGAATTCTCAGTCAGCTCATGCAAAGCGTCGCGGTCAGCCACCGAAGAAAGTGACAGAATCTAATTGTGAAACTGTAACTGAGCCAAATAAAGAACAG GATTTTCTGCGGTCATCATTTGTCACAGACGATACAAATATGATCCAAGGGCCGCCCTCTGCCTCCCATCTTGAAGGTCCTCACATGGGAGTACAAGGAGGCATTGATTTAAtg GAAGGAATACCAAATCTCTCATTTGGTAATCATTTTGGAATGGATATTAATCACCAACATCAAGTACCCAACCACCAAAGGATGCGGCAGAACAATTTCATGCAG GTCCAGGCAGAACCCCATGGGTTTGCGAGTCAGTGGGTTCACCACCCAATGTTGCAG GATAATCCAGTGCTAAGAACTCCTACGCGAAGAACAGGGTAG
- the LOC140222803 gene encoding uncharacterized protein — protein MCFSKHLAKFAMLIQLALLLLCYGVGNVHCVHENSKDLQSLLDFKQGVTTDPNRALSSWNTSVHYCRWSGVMCTPTRPWRVSALNLTGKSLAGEITSSLVNLTLLSQLDLSSNSFSGQLPPLGGLQLLQTIYLNDNSLDGTIPDALTNCSNLVNLDLSNNKLSGVIPPKIGLLSNLDYLDLSSNNLTGVIPPTFPNLTRLSSCRLRSNQLEGSIPDGLWQMSNMGQLILHDNTLSGEIPRTINMSRLQFLGLQWNRLGKTLPSNFGDAVPSLLELGLGANMFEGHIPASLGNASSLELIDLSVNHFTGQIPASLGKLSSLNFLNLESNQLETGDSQSWEFLHALSNCRDLLRLSLYDNRLQGVIPDSIGNISVGLERLFLGRNYLSGILPKPQ, from the coding sequence ATGTGTTTCTCTAAGCACCTGGCAAAATTCGCGATGCTTATTCAACTGGCATTGCTGCTCCTGTGCTATGGAGTTGGAAACGTCCATTGCGTTCACGAGAACAGCAAAGATCTGCAGTCACTTCTCGATTTCAAGCAGGGCGTCACCACCGATCCTAACAGAGCCTTGAGTTCTTGGAACACCAGTGTCCATTACTGTAGATGGAGCGGAGTCATGTGCACGCCTACGCGACCATGGCGGGTATCGGCGCTTAACCTCACTGGCAAAAGCTTGGCAGGAGAGATAACCTCCTCTCTCGTCAATCTGACGCTCCTTAGCCAGCTTGACTTATCTTCTAATAGCTTCTCTGGCCAGTTACCTCCTCTTGGTGGTCTCCAACTGCTGCAGACAATTTATTTGAACGACAATTCGCTAGACGGGACTATTCCTGATGCACTCACAAACTGCTCCAACCTAGTCAATCTAGACCTCAGCAATAACAAGTTATCCGGTGTTATTCCGCCTAAAATAGGACTCCTTTCCAATTTGGATTACTTGGACCTCTCCAGTAATAATCTCACTGGGGTCATCCCTCCAACCTTTCCAAACCTCACCCGTCTGTCCTCTTGCAGACTTAGATCAAATCAACTGGAAGGAAGCATTCCAGATGGGCTTTGGCAAATGTCAAATATGGGGCAGTTGATCCTTCATGATAATACCCTTTCAGGTGAGATTCCACGGACAATTAATATGTCTCGGCTCCAATTTCTAGGTTTACAGTGGAATAGGCTCGGCAAGACTCTACCATCCAATTTTGGGGATGCTGTTCCTAGTCTTTTAGAGCTAGGATTGGGTGCTAACATGTTCGAAGGTCATATCCCAGCTTCCCTAGGCAATGCTTCGTCGTTAGAGTTGATTGACTTATCAGTAAACCATTTCACGGGTCAAATTCCTGCTTCTTTGGGAAAGCTTTCTAGCCTAAACTTTCTAAACCTTGAGTCAAACCAGCTGGAAACAGGGGATAGCCAAAGCTGGGAGTTCTTGCATGCATTGAGTAACTGTAGGGATCTACTCAGGCTTTCGCTCTATGATAATAGGCTGCAGGGAGTTATACCAGATTCCATTGGTAATATATCAGTCGGTCTTGAGCGTCTATTTTTGGGTAGAAACTACCTATCTGGTATACTCCCGAAACCTCAGTAA